TCAACTCTACAACCTGCCGATACTTGCTAGTGGTATCAACGACAATCCAGAAAACTTTACTCGTTTTTGGGTAGTAAGTCAGGGTGAGGTGGACGCTGGATACCAAGCAACAAAAGCGCCTGCTAGTCACACATCGCTGGCTTTTAGTATGCCTGCCAACACACCCGGAGCATTAGTCAAACCTTTGCAAATATTTGCTCAACTAGGGATTAACCTCAGCCGGATTGAATCTCGTCCTACGAAGCGATCACTAGGCGAATACTTGTTTTTCATGGATTTAGAAGCGGATGCCAAGGAAGCACAAATGCAATCTGCTTTAGCAGAATTAACTATGCACACAGAAATTTTGAAAATTCTTGGCGCTTACAATGTTTTACCGATCGGCACCGTTACTTAAGAAGTTAGGAGTTACCAGTTAAGAGTTCTCATTTAGGATTTACAAATTATCAGCCAGGAAATATAAATTATAAGTTGTCGATCTTTTATTTTTGTTTTTTCTTCCTAACTTCTAACTCCTAACTCTTAACTCCTCACTTTTCACTAAATGTATCTTTGAGAACAGCGCGAGCTGCCAAGTGATTCCGAGTAGAAGTTAAAATTTCTGCTTCTCGCTCTAGACGAGTGACAGTATCTTGCATTTCTAATAATAATTGCTGCTCTGCGGCGACACCATAAAGGTTACTGGCTACCCAATAAGATAATTCTGTAGGTAGATCAGGCAAATCTTCTGGCAATTCGATATTTTGTTCGGTTAATTTGGCTGACAGACGCACAACATCTCGTAGTAGTTGTTCTACTTCAGTTGATAAAGGTCGCAAATCTTTAGTCGGTGGTTGGTCTTCAATCCACTCAACTAAGCCAACGCGGTATGGCTTTTCACGAACATACTCTAATACACGAAATCTTTGCTGCCCTAAAGTCATCATTTTGATCCGATCATCTGGCAGTCGTTGGTGATGAATGATTTCGGCACAGCAACCAGTGTTTGCAATTGTACCTTTGACTGGATCAAACATCAAAACACCGAACCTGCGATCGCTCTCCAAAATCGTATTCATCATGATTCGGTAGCGAAATTCAAAGATGTGCAGGGGTAATGGCCTAGTAGGAAACAGAACTACTTCGGGTAACGGGAACAGAGGTAGTTCGCGAACTGCAATTTTAGAAGATGATGTCATTGTTACTTTGGTATAAACTTAATCTTTAAAATTTCTTTCTTTTTCTCTGCTTTTCCCGTACTTTATCTACATTCTATCATTTGTTTCCTAGCTAAATAAAAGCCCTGAGATATATTTCTTCAGGGCTGTGTAAATATTCATACTAATGTCTTTTGTCCTTTGTCCTTTGCTAATGACAAATGACCAATACTTCTCTACGAGAGGCTACGCCAACGACTACGCTCAGTACAAGTGACTAATGACTAAATTAAAGTTTGACTTCAATATCTACACCCGATGGTAGATCCAATTTCATCAGGGCATCAATAGTCTTAGAAGAGGGCTGGTAAATGTCAATAATCCGGCGATGAGTACGGGTTTCAAAGTGTTCCCGTGAATCTTTATCTACGTGAGGCGATCGCAGCACACAATAGATCCGGCGTTTTGTTGGTAAGGGAATTGGGCCTATAGCTGTAGCGTTGGTGCGGTTAGCTGTGTCTACAATCTTCTCGCAAGATGTATCTAATAAGCGCCTGTCAAAGGCTTGTAAGCGAATTCTAATCTTCTGCTGCTGTAGAGTTGCCATCTTTAATTTTCCAGGTTCTGCGTAATTAGGNGGAGTATTTACAGGTTAAAGGTTGCAAGTTATCGGTTACAGAAAACTATTACCTGTCCCCTGTAACCTATTGCCTTATTTATAGAGGGAAGAGAAAGGAGCAGAGAGGCAAAATAAATACCATCTCTGCTCCTTTGTTATGAGCAAAAAGGTGCTACTTGATAATTTTGGAAACGACACCAGCACCGATGGTGCGACCACCTTCGCGGATAGCGAAGCGCATTCCTTGTTCAATCGCGATCGCGTTGATCAATTCTACTGTCATCTTGATGCGATCGCCTGGCATGACCATTTCTACTTCTTTGCCTTCATCGGAAGTGTAGGCTTTGATAGTACCAGTTACATCGGTTGTCCGCACGTAGAACTGGGGACGATAGCCAGCGAAAAATGGAGTCTTACGACCACCTTCTTTTTCTGTGAGGACGTACACTTCACCTTCAAATTCATTATGAGGTTTAATTGAACCTGGTTTGGCAATTACCATACCCCGTTCAATATCAGCCTTCTGGATACCCCGGAGTAGTACGCCAGCGTTATCTCCAGCCATACCTTGCTCAAGACTCTTCTTGAACATTTCAATCCCAGTTACGGTAGTAGCGCGAGTATCTCTGATACCCACTAGTTCAACGTTATCGCCAACTTTTACTACACCCCGTTCAATCCGACCAGTGGCGACAGTACCACGACCTGTGATTGAGAACACGTCTTCTACAGCCATCAGGAAAGGTTTATCAACATCCCGCTCAGGAGTGGGGATGTAAGAATCTACAGCATCCATCAGTTCATAGATTTTGTCTACCCAAGGATTTTCACCGCGTTGGGTCTTGGGATTCTTGGTCATTGCTTCCAGAGCTTGCAGACCAGAGCCTTTGATAATAGGGATATCATCACCAGGGAAATCATAGCTGCTTAACAGTTCTCTCAGTTCTAGTTCCACTAGTTCCAGGAGTTCTGGGTCATCCATCAAGTCTTCTTTGTTCAAGAAGACAACCAGACTAGGAACACCAACCTGTTTTGCCAACAGAATGTGTTCGCGGGTTTGGGGCATAGGACCATCGGTAGCAGCAACTACGAGGATACCTCCGTCCATCTGTGCAGCACCAGTGATCATGTTCTTCACATAGTCAGCGTGTCCTGGACAGTCTACGTGAGCATAGTGTCTATTTGCAGTTTCATACTCTACGTGAGCGGTATTGATGGTAATACCCCGTGCCTTTTCTTCTGGGGCATTATCAATTTGGTCGTAGCCTTTAGCTACAGCTTGACCCATAGCTGCCAAGGTCATGGTGATGGCTGCTGTCAAGGTAGTTTTACCGTGGTCAACGTGGCCAACTGTACCGATATTAATGTGGGGTTTATTCCTTTCAAACTTTGCGCGTGCCATGAATGCTCATTTCCTTATTTTAACTAAGCGTTCCCTTTGCTTTTTGCAATGATAGTTTCAGCTACGCTGCGAGGCACCTCTTCGTAGTGGCTGAATTCCATCGTGAAGGTACCCCGACCTTGCGTTTTTGACCGGATATCAGTGGCGTAGCCAAACATGCTCGCTAGTGGAACTTTGGATGTTACCTTAGCGAGTCCCTTTTCGGTGCTTTGGCTTTCAATCTGCCCTCGGCGGGTGTTGAGGTCGCCAATGACGTTTCCCATATAGTCTTCAGGAACTTCAACTTCAACTTTCATCATAGGCTCTAAGATGACAGGTGAAGCTTTCAGTACAGCCTCTTTCATCGCCATTGAGCCAGCGATTTTGAAAGCCATTTCTGAAGAGTCTACATCGTGGTATGACCCATCAATTAGCGTCGCTTTAACGTCAATCAACGGATATCCAGCTAGAACACCGGATTCGCAGCTTTCTTTCATTCCTTGTTCTGCGGGGCCAACGTACTCTTTAGGTACTGTACCACCAGCAATTTTGGAAACGAATTCAAAGCCACTACCGGGTTCTCCAGGCTCCAAATTGATCACAACGTGACCGTATTGACCTTTACCACCACTTTGGCGGATGAATTTGCCCTCAACTTTATTTACAGCTTTCCGAATTGTTTCTCGGTAAGCTACTTGTGGGGCACCTACATTCGCTTCCACCTTGAATTCTCGTAACATCCGGTCTACTAGAATTTCTAGGTGTAGCTCTCCCATCCCCGCGATCACGGTTTGGTTTGTTTCCGGATCGACGCGGACACGGAAGGTGGGGTCTTCTTCTGAGAGAGATTGCAGAGCCTTGGACAGCTTGTCCATGTCGTTCTTGGTTTTGGGTTCAACCGCTACCGAGATCACAGGCTCGGGAATGAATAGTGATTCCAGAATTACTGGCGATCCATCATCACAGAGCGTGTCACCTGTCAAGGTGTCTTTCAATCCCAGAGCTGCTCCCAAATCACCCGCTCGCAGTTCATCGACATCTTGCCGATCGTCTGCCTTCATGAGAACTAAGCGAGAAATCCGTTCTTTTTTATTCTTACTAGCGTTGAGAACGTAGCTGCCCTTCTTCAGGACACCAGAATAAACGCGAACAAATGTCAGCCGACCGTAAGGGTCAGCCATAATCTTGAATGCCAGAGCCGCTAGGGGTTCGTTGTCATCAGCCCGCCGCTCAACAGTATCGCCATTGGGCAGTAAGCCTTGAATTGGCGGTACTTCACTTGGCGCTGGGAGGTAATCAACAACGGCATCCAGCATCAATTGCACGCCTTTGTTTTTGAATGCCGAACCACAAAGTACTGGTACAATTGTCCCCGCAATTGTGCCTTTACGTAGGGCAGTCCGAACTTCCTGTTCTGTAAGTTCTTCGCCCTCGAAGTACTTAGCCATCAGAGCATCATCGGTTTCTGCCGCAGCTTCTATGAGCTTGGTACGGAATTCGTCTACCTGCGCTTGTAGTTCTTCTGGGATATCAGTTTCCTGAATATCAGTTCCTTGGTCATTAGCGTAAATATACGCACGTTGCCGTACTAGGTCAACGATCCCTCGGAAGTCGTTTTCACTACCAATTGGTAGTTGAATGGCGATCGCATTCGCCCGCAGGCGATCGCGGATTTGCTCGTGAACTTTATAAAAGTTCGCTCCGGTGCGATCCATCTTGTTAATAAAGGCTATCCGAGGAACTTTGTAGCGTTCTGCTTGACGCCACACTGTCTCAGACTGCGGTTGCACGCCACCCACAGAACAAAATACTGCGATTACACCATCCAACACGCGCATCGAACGCTCAACTTCAATTGTGAAGTCTACGTGACCCGGAGTATCGATAATGTTAATTTGATGATCTTTCCAACTGGTACTGATCGCAGCAGCAGTAATGGTAATTCCCCGCTCCCGCTCCTGCTCCATCCAGTCTGTGACAGCAGTTCCTTCGTGAACTTCGCCAATTTTATGAATTATCCCAGAGTAAAATAATATTCTCTCTGTTGTTGTTGTTTTGCCCGCATCTATATGCGCCGCAATACCAATGTTGCGTACTTTCTCTAGCGGGATCGTGCGTGCCACAGCTACCTCCTATAGTTTTTGCCTCATGATATCTTGTATATTACTCTTTGTTAAGATTCTATACTTTTAGGGAAAACCGTCTTCTTTTTGTAAATCATACGATATACCGCTTCTGGAGGGCGATATATCGCTTTTTTACTTAGTAACGATAGTGTGCGAATGCTTTGTTAGCTTCCGCCATCCGGTGCGTTTCTTCGCGTTTGCGAATGGCATTGCCAGTTTCGTTGGCAGCATCCATTAACTCATTTGCCAGTTTGCTGGCCATTGTCCGGCCTGGTCTAGACCGAGAATATTGCACTAACCAACGCAGTGCTAAAGTAGTGCCCCGTTCTGTACGCACTTCCATTGGTACTTGGTAGGTTGCTCCACCAACTCGCCGAGCCTTTACTTCTACTAAAGGCGTGGCATTTCGCACTGCTCTTTCAAAGGTTTCTAAGGCACCAGCACCAGTGCGTTCTTCAATAGTTTTTAATGCATCATAAACAATGCGTGCGGCAAGTGATTTTTTGCCATGACGCATGATCCGTCTGATAATCATGCTCACAAGGCGACTGTTATATACGGAGTCAGACGGAACTGGGCGCCTTTGAATAACACCACGACGAGACATACTTCACCTTTAATTCGGAATTGGCAACGAAATTATATGCTATCAGACACTGGAAACTAAAAGCGGTAGAACCCAACCCTCAGACTTCCTCTATTTTTTTCGACCGTTGCAGCAAGGCTGACTTATTTACTGCCAATTTTGGATTTTGGATTTTGGATTAAAAGTTTTCGGTATATATTCCGATCGCAAGGATCTGAACAAATCAAAAGTCTGTAAGCCTAATTCCCTTGTGGGTTTGACCAATCCAAAATCGCAAATCGTTCGACTGAGCAACTTGCCTTGAGCGAAGTCGAAAGGAGCCGAAGTCTAAAATCTAAAATTGTTTGACTTGCTACCTGCAACTAAATACTCAAGGCGACAAGATTATAAAATTTAATGTTCAGATGAGAGACTCGCTGTCAGTTACAGCTTTCTCCTCAGAACTTCTACACTTGCTCGCTTAGTGTAGATGTAGCTTGCTTGATTTTTTGAAACAGACTTTAGCAGCCTTCATAACTACTGTTAGAACAAAGATGCCGCTCTTCTTTTGCCCTTCAATGTTTTTAAGGTAGACGATTAATCGTATTGGATGCGATTAATCGTCTAATCCTATTTTTTCGCTTCTTTAGGACGCTTGGTTCCATATTTGGAACGGCCTTGCTTGCGGTCTTTGACTCCGGCTGTATCTAGGGTGCCACGGATAATGTGGTATCTCACGCCTGGTAGATCCTTAACCCGACCGCCACGAATCATCACAACTGAGTGTTCTTGTAAGTTGTGACCAATGCCTGGAATGTAAGCTGTGACTTCAAATCCAGAAGTAAGTCTGACTCTTGCTACTTTGCGTAGGGCTGAGTTAGGCTTTTTTGGTGTGGTCGTGTATACTCTGGTACAAACTCCCCGACGTTGGGGGCATTGTTTCAGAGCAGGGGACTTGGTTTTCTGACGCGCTTGTTCGCGCTCATTTCGTATTAGCTGCTGTATTGTTGGCATGAGTTACAGCGCGTAAAGCTGCTTATGGTCTAAGTTTTAACAAATCCTGATTATATCTTTTTTTACGGCTTTATGTCAATTGTTATTTTTCCTTAGCCATCAAACATCTGTTTTTTGACTAATGCTCAATCACTAGGGACTCAAGGAGAAGGAATTGCCACACCCACAGGTAGCGATCGCCAGAGGATTGTGGAAGCGAAAACCACCACCCATTAAGTCTTCTGAATAATCAACTCTCAAACCGTTGAGGTAATTTAAGCTTGTGGCATCTATGACTAATTGAATCTCATCCAAGTCGAAAACCTGGTCGTCAACTTTTATTGCTTCATCGAAGGACATATCATAAAAGAACCCGGAACAACCACCTGGTTTTACTGCCAATCGAAACAAGAGATTTGGCTGCTTGGGCTTTATTCGCCCAATCTCACTTACGGCTGCTTGACTCAGATGAATCATGGAACTCGTTTTTTGCAATTGAATACCCCATCTTCCATTTTACAGATAGGTTGACCCTTGCTTGTGCAAAATTCCAAATTACCCAAGGCATGAGCGTGATCGCTATTACTACATTTATAACACTAACATATTTCAGTCCCCACCTTAACTAGGTAGGGACTTCTGGGGTGTAGTAGTTCGTTTACAAAGACGGTTTACACGAATTAGCTTTGGGATTAAAGCTTTAATAGCGTTCTTTTGGTTTTAATCTTTGGTACGGGCATAGTCATCTTGGTAGCGAATAATATCATCTTCTCCCAAGTATTCGCCATTTTGGACTTCAATCAACACCAAGGGGATCACGCCAGGATTTTCTAAACGATGAGATGTACATTGGGGTACGTAAGTTGATTCATTATTGCTCAGTAGTACTTCTTTCTCACCACAAACTACTCTAGCTGTACCAGAGACGACAATCCAATGTTCACTACGGTGATGGTGCATTTGTAGACTGAGGCGGTGTCCAGGCTTAACTTCGATGCGCTTAATTTTGTATCCGCGCCCTTCTTCTAAAACTGTAAAAGCACCCCAAGGACGTAATTCAGTTGCAGCAACGCCCCTGGAAGTTATGGTTGGAGGGAGGTGTAGAGTTTCAGTCTGTGTAGTTTCTTGATATCGAGCCATAGTTACCTCATTTGAAGACATAACAAACCGTTGGTACTCTTAATTATTGATAAAAAATCTGGCGCTATCTTGCAACCTTGAAAATCAGCAATTTTGTCGCACTTTGATAAACATAGCAAAATCAAACCTGATGGTGTAAACCATCACTACTAAAATTCTGATGTCTACACCAAGTCTTCATCAAGCAAAATGACAGCTTGTTCTAAACTTTAAAAAGTGACTGGGGATTTGGGACTGGGGATTGAGTTTTTTTTCTATTACCTCATTTTCTTCGTGGTTTTAGGAAAATACCAATTCCGTTGTGAACACGAGCAGCGGTACTGGGCGATCGATCGAGTAGTTGCCCTCCTAAATAAAGGCTGGTAGAACTACCGCCGTCCAAATTTAGGGCATCTACACAGCCCATGAGTTGCATCAATTGGGCGTGTTCTGCCAAATTAGGCTCATAACCGCCGACACGATTATGGGTAGCAGTAATCATTAGTGTGCCTGTTGCCGTTGTGCAAATACCGCTACGAATAGCTTTTTCGGCAATAAAGGCATTGCTGAATTTTTCGCCTTTGGCATCAAGGACAATTTGACGATTTTGGACTAATAGCGGCCCAGCCCCGATAATGTGGGGATAACGACTAAAATCAGTCGGAGTAGTGGCGCTGGAAATGCTTACTGTGCTTCCAATAGGTAGCTGGGAGACAGCAGTAGTAGCGTTAGCGCGTAAAGTTAGCAGGTAGCCATCCTGGGGAATGGGAACCGCAGCTACACCAACTTTGCCGCCTGGGAACTGATTAGTAATTTGGTCTTTCTGTACCACTAAGATAATTTCGTTATCTGTCAGGGGTGTGTAAGTTGATCCCCAAGCTGTGGTGTAACGAGCAATGCCACTCTGGACGTAACCACTGTTGAGAAACAGAATTGGTAGGCGTTGGTCATTTGCTGCGATTAAAGTTTCTTCTAAGGTGAGACGACCAAAGTAAAATTGGCCTGAATCATTCCAAGCGATCGCACCTCGGTTAAGAATCGGGCCTGATAACCATTGACTATCTCGACGAATCGCACCCAATGGCAATTTGTTATTACGGTTAAAGTAACCACCATTAATTCCAGCTACTGCTAAGTAACGTTGTGCTGTTTGAATTAAGGGAGCAGTACCCGCAAGCCCATCAGGACTAGCCCACATAGGTTTCAACGTTAGCCCAAATTTGCGAGGATTAACTTCTAACCAAACCACAGGAAAGCGTTGTGTGCCTAAGTTGACATAATGCTGTCGCCAGCGCAATCCTGAAGTCCAAGTAATATCCCGTTCTTCTAGAGGATCGGGTCGAATATTGATAATCAGGCGATTGGGGTTATCTACAGTAATAACTTGAGGCGATAGACCAAAGGGAACGCTCAGACTAATAATCGTTTGGTTTTTCACTACCTCCACTTTTTGAATCAGTGGCTCAGGGGCTGGTGGTATTAGTTCTGTTGGTGTAGTTGGTAATAATTGTTTTAGCAAGTTTGGCAGCAATGTTGGTGCTGCTGGTGGCTGGGGAGTATAGCGTTCTATCAAAACGGGATCGGCTATTCCATCCAGGGTAATTGTCCATTGTCTATTTGGCGGTACAGTAGATTTGGGAGTTGGCGTATCTGGATCGGAAGATGGAGTTTGGGGTTTTGCGATCGCTGACCCTTGTACAACTTGCCAGGGAGTGGGACGATCTAAATCGACAAGAATCCGAGACTGCTGCAAAGGGGTACTCGCTTCTGGAGGTTCCTGACTCTGAACAATATTTGTGATTTGTGTTTTTGGGGTAGCAATCACCAAAGTGTTGCCATTAGCTTGAATTTGCCAGCCAGATGTTTGAGCAAAATTAGTGATATCCAGATAGCGATATGCTCCTAGTAGGCTGGTGGCTAATACCAGTGGCTTTGTCAACGACGAAAACCACTGTATTGGTTGCTTCGCTGAATTACTACTGTTTAAGAAATTTACTCCAATTAATTGCCTAAATGCCCCATCACTAATATTGGTTGTCACCTGTCCCGATTTTCCAGGTCGCTGTAACCAAGTTCCTGGTAAAGTACGACCATTGAGGGAAATTTGATTACCAGAGGATGCCACACCTGGTAAAGGAGGTGTGGGTGACTGTGATATTAACCTGGGTGTTGATTTGGTGGTTTTTGGGGACTCCTGGGCGTTGGTAGCATAGGTGGTAGTTAAGCACAGTGTTGTCAAAAGTATTGATGACACAGTAGCCTGAAAAAACTTGCGATCGCCCTTGGCGTTTGCAGAGCCATCGCTAATCTCTGATTGGCAACAATTCGGCATTTTTACCATAATTTACTAGATGCTTTGGAAAACTATTACCCAAGGTTTAAACTAACCAATTATTTGGAAATATAAAGGAAACATGACTTTATTTTTGAATAAATATGTTAATCTATATATTGGCTAGTTATCTCTTTTAGAAACACATTAATTTATTTAGACGCTAAAGCCACTGCAATCAAGTTTTTTAACTCCCACTAATTCTAACCACACTATATACGGTAGTTTTGGTTATCAAAATTGGATTAAGATATTTAATCCTAGCTGAAGGTTGCTACTGTTATTACTTCAGTAATGTCTAGTTAATAGTAATACATGCGGCAAGTGGTAAGCGGTAAAATTCTAGACAACAACAATATTTGGGAATTGTCAAATGGGTATATATTGTAATACGCTGATTTTATTGCTGGATCGGGATAACCAAATAATTACTAATTCGTAATTAAAAAGGTACACCAGATCAGACTCAATTTTTAATTCAATGGTTAACAAGACAATGGAGGGTAGAACCCCTCACTGATTGCAACCACGAATTAAGGTAGCGTAGCGTAAAGCTTTTAGCATAGCTTCTCTCAGAAACGCAACGCGACTGCTTATAGTGAGTTCTTGATTGTCACGAGCAATTACGAATTATCTGGGCTGTGATTTTAAAAAATAGTGCAGCGTTCAGTTTTAGTTTTGTTTCAGGTGAGCCGAANATAGGCTCTATGAGTAGCNNNTGTGCATCTGGAAAAAAGGGATTGAGAAAATACTTAACTTCAAAATATAAAAAAGAAACTGTCAGGGCAAAAATAATGTCTTGGCGGAGGTAAATTGTCTAACACCGCATAAACACATAAAAACACGCAATAATTTTAACACGGGGGAACTGATAAAGTAAAACCGAAGTTAAAATTTTTTTTCCCTAAATTTCGGTGCTTATATATTTTTCCATCGCTGAATTTAGAAATTTTCTCCCACAATGTAGTGACAAAATTGGTAACTCAATACTTCAGGAACAGGGTATGAATAATAAACCGATGAATCAAGACCAGAAAATCACAGCGAATATCAACTCAAGAGATACCTATCAAGGGCAAAAGTGGTTAGTAGAAGAACGAGATGCCTGTGGTGTAGGTTTTATTGCTCATCGCCAAAATCATACCAGTCACGAAATTGTCGAAAAAGCCTTAGCTGCTTTAACCTGCTTAGAACACCGAGGAGGTTGTAGCGCCGATCGCGACTCAGGTGATGGTGCTGGAGTATTGACAGCAATCCCTTGGGAGTTGTTCCAACAAGACTTTGCCCAAAGGGGGAAGGAATTTCCATCTAGCGATCGCATAGCTGTGGGGATGATATTTTTACCACAAGACCAGCAAGCTGCACAACAAGCTAGGGTGACTGTCGAGCAAGTAGCTGCTGAAGAGAAATTAATTGTATTGGGTTGGCGAGTAGTGCCAGTGCAATCTGATTTGCTGGGGGTACAAGCAAGAGAAAATCAACCCCAGATTGAGCAAGTTTTGTTAGCTTCTGTTGACAAAAGCGGTGATGAATTAGAACGGCAGTTGTACATTACCCGCCGCCGAATTAGTAAAGCTGCAACTAACATCTCAGAAGAATTTTATATCTGTTCGTTGTCAAGTCGCACAATTGTCTACAAAGGCATGGTGCGTTCTGCTGTTTTG
This portion of the Nostoc sp. GT001 genome encodes:
- a CDS encoding phosphodiester glycosidase family protein — translated: MVKMPNCCQSEISDGSANAKGDRKFFQATVSSILLTTLCLTTTYATNAQESPKTTKSTPRLISQSPTPPLPGVASSGNQISLNGRTLPGTWLQRPGKSGQVTTNISDGAFRQLIGVNFLNSSNSAKQPIQWFSSLTKPLVLATSLLGAYRYLDITNFAQTSGWQIQANGNTLVIATPKTQITNIVQSQEPPEASTPLQQSRILVDLDRPTPWQVVQGSAIAKPQTPSSDPDTPTPKSTVPPNRQWTITLDGIADPVLIERYTPQPPAAPTLLPNLLKQLLPTTPTELIPPAPEPLIQKVEVVKNQTIISLSVPFGLSPQVITVDNPNRLIINIRPDPLEERDITWTSGLRWRQHYVNLGTQRFPVVWLEVNPRKFGLTLKPMWASPDGLAGTAPLIQTAQRYLAVAGINGGYFNRNNKLPLGAIRRDSQWLSGPILNRGAIAWNDSGQFYFGRLTLEETLIAANDQRLPILFLNSGYVQSGIARYTTAWGSTYTPLTDNEIILVVQKDQITNQFPGGKVGVAAVPIPQDGYLLTLRANATTAVSQLPIGSTVSISSATTPTDFSRYPHIIGAGPLLVQNRQIVLDAKGEKFSNAFIAEKAIRSGICTTATGTLMITATHNRVGGYEPNLAEHAQLMQLMGCVDALNLDGGSSTSLYLGGQLLDRSPSTAARVHNGIGIFLKPRRK
- the rpsG gene encoding 30S ribosomal protein S7 → MSRRGVIQRRPVPSDSVYNSRLVSMIIRRIMRHGKKSLAARIVYDALKTIEERTGAGALETFERAVRNATPLVEVKARRVGGATYQVPMEVRTERGTTLALRWLVQYSRSRPGRTMASKLANELMDAANETGNAIRKREETHRMAEANKAFAHYRY
- the rpsJ gene encoding 30S ribosomal protein S10 — its product is MATLQQQKIRIRLQAFDRRLLDTSCEKIVDTANRTNATAIGPIPLPTKRRIYCVLRSPHVDKDSREHFETRTHRRIIDIYQPSSKTIDALMKLDLPSGVDIEVKL
- the fusA gene encoding elongation factor G, which encodes MARTIPLEKVRNIGIAAHIDAGKTTTTERILFYSGIIHKIGEVHEGTAVTDWMEQERERGITITAAAISTSWKDHQINIIDTPGHVDFTIEVERSMRVLDGVIAVFCSVGGVQPQSETVWRQAERYKVPRIAFINKMDRTGANFYKVHEQIRDRLRANAIAIQLPIGSENDFRGIVDLVRQRAYIYANDQGTDIQETDIPEELQAQVDEFRTKLIEAAAETDDALMAKYFEGEELTEQEVRTALRKGTIAGTIVPVLCGSAFKNKGVQLMLDAVVDYLPAPSEVPPIQGLLPNGDTVERRADDNEPLAALAFKIMADPYGRLTFVRVYSGVLKKGSYVLNASKNKKERISRLVLMKADDRQDVDELRAGDLGAALGLKDTLTGDTLCDDGSPVILESLFIPEPVISVAVEPKTKNDMDKLSKALQSLSEEDPTFRVRVDPETNQTVIAGMGELHLEILVDRMLREFKVEANVGAPQVAYRETIRKAVNKVEGKFIRQSGGKGQYGHVVINLEPGEPGSGFEFVSKIAGGTVPKEYVGPAEQGMKESCESGVLAGYPLIDVKATLIDGSYHDVDSSEMAFKIAGSMAMKEAVLKASPVILEPMMKVEVEVPEDYMGNVIGDLNTRRGQIESQSTEKGLAKVTSKVPLASMFGYATDIRSKTQGRGTFTMEFSHYEEVPRSVAETIIAKSKGNA
- the tuf gene encoding elongation factor Tu — translated: MARAKFERNKPHINIGTVGHVDHGKTTLTAAITMTLAAMGQAVAKGYDQIDNAPEEKARGITINTAHVEYETANRHYAHVDCPGHADYVKNMITGAAQMDGGILVVAATDGPMPQTREHILLAKQVGVPSLVVFLNKEDLMDDPELLELVELELRELLSSYDFPGDDIPIIKGSGLQALEAMTKNPKTQRGENPWVDKIYELMDAVDSYIPTPERDVDKPFLMAVEDVFSITGRGTVATGRIERGVVKVGDNVELVGIRDTRATTVTGIEMFKKSLEQGMAGDNAGVLLRGIQKADIERGMVIAKPGSIKPHNEFEGEVYVLTEKEGGRKTPFFAGYRPQFYVRTTDVTGTIKAYTSDEGKEVEMVMPGDRIKMTVELINAIAIEQGMRFAIREGGRTIGAGVVSKIIK
- a CDS encoding iron-sulfur cluster assembly accessory protein, producing the protein MIHLSQAAVSEIGRIKPKQPNLLFRLAVKPGGCSGFFYDMSFDEAIKVDDQVFDLDEIQLVIDATSLNYLNGLRVDYSEDLMGGGFRFHNPLAIATCGCGNSFSLSP
- the rpsL gene encoding 30S ribosomal protein S12; translated protein: MPTIQQLIRNEREQARQKTKSPALKQCPQRRGVCTRVYTTTPKKPNSALRKVARVRLTSGFEVTAYIPGIGHNLQEHSVVMIRGGRVKDLPGVRYHIIRGTLDTAGVKDRKQGRSKYGTKRPKEAKK
- a CDS encoding LON peptidase substrate-binding domain-containing protein → MTSSSKIAVRELPLFPLPEVVLFPTRPLPLHIFEFRYRIMMNTILESDRRFGVLMFDPVKGTIANTGCCAEIIHHQRLPDDRIKMMTLGQQRFRVLEYVREKPYRVGLVEWIEDQPPTKDLRPLSTEVEQLLRDVVRLSAKLTEQNIELPEDLPDLPTELSYWVASNLYGVAAEQQLLLEMQDTVTRLEREAEILTSTRNHLAARAVLKDTFSEK
- a CDS encoding cupin domain-containing protein, with amino-acid sequence MARYQETTQTETLHLPPTITSRGVAATELRPWGAFTVLEEGRGYKIKRIEVKPGHRLSLQMHHHRSEHWIVVSGTARVVCGEKEVLLSNNESTYVPQCTSHRLENPGVIPLVLIEVQNGEYLGEDDIIRYQDDYARTKD